A genomic segment from Acuticoccus sediminis encodes:
- a CDS encoding tetratricopeptide repeat protein — protein sequence MRLVLTVVLVALTTPVLALPRWTPSTDSAVTAVQNRFLPRIFGGGEGGEQSTGKSDAELRIQQLETQVRMLTGQVEELTFTVRRLQSMIESGTASAAGQRTDVRPAPGTTGPGAPPSTLGQLPAQSAPSSQSLGGNYSGPVDLSALNGDLSSTPSPSQTSPAARNAAPASNNALDQVRDLQRSGRYAMAADAARSVLTDNPTGPVAGEARFMLGEALLAQHDYRGAANQFLENYTTDPNGARAPESLLKLGTALNGLGEREAACSSLEELFGAYPNVSGSLRAQAEAERRTANCA from the coding sequence ATGCGCCTCGTACTGACCGTCGTGCTCGTCGCCCTGACGACTCCGGTGCTCGCATTGCCGCGCTGGACCCCATCGACCGATTCCGCGGTGACCGCCGTTCAGAACCGGTTCCTGCCGAGAATCTTCGGCGGGGGTGAAGGCGGCGAGCAGAGCACCGGCAAATCCGACGCGGAGCTGCGGATCCAGCAGCTCGAAACGCAGGTCCGGATGCTGACCGGCCAGGTGGAGGAGCTCACCTTCACCGTGCGCCGCCTGCAGTCGATGATCGAGTCCGGGACCGCCAGCGCCGCCGGACAGCGGACGGACGTGCGCCCCGCGCCGGGGACCACGGGTCCCGGCGCCCCGCCGAGCACGCTGGGCCAGCTCCCGGCCCAGTCGGCCCCCTCCTCCCAGTCTCTGGGCGGCAACTATTCCGGCCCGGTCGACCTGTCCGCCCTCAACGGCGACCTTTCGTCGACGCCGAGCCCCTCGCAAACCTCGCCGGCGGCGCGCAATGCCGCGCCGGCGTCGAACAACGCGCTTGACCAGGTGCGTGACCTGCAGCGCTCCGGCCGCTACGCTATGGCCGCCGACGCCGCCCGTTCCGTCCTGACCGACAACCCCACCGGCCCCGTCGCCGGTGAGGCGCGCTTCATGCTCGGCGAGGCCCTGCTGGCACAGCACGACTACCGCGGCGCCGCAAACCAGTTTCTCGAGAACTACACGACCGACCCCAACGGGGCGCGGGCGCCCGAGAGCCTCCTGAAGCTCGGCACGGCGCTCAACGGGCTGGGCGAGCGCGAGGCGGCCTGCTCCTCGCTGGAGGAGCTGTTTGGCGCCTACCCGAACGTCAGCGGCAGCCTGCGCGCCCAGGCCGAGGCCGAGCGCCGCACCGCCAACTGCGCTTGA
- a CDS encoding VOC family protein, whose amino-acid sequence MQHQISVITLGVADIEAASRFYQDGFGWAPVFKADEIVFYQMNGFILGTFLAPALAEDMGLKGEFRRPGAYALAHNVRTAEEVTPVMVALVAAGGTLVRAADKPPHGGLRGYVADPDGHAWEIAYQPMVRIADDGRVTFEV is encoded by the coding sequence ATGCAGCATCAGATTTCAGTCATCACGCTGGGAGTCGCGGATATCGAGGCCGCCAGCCGGTTCTACCAGGACGGGTTCGGCTGGGCGCCCGTGTTCAAGGCGGACGAGATCGTCTTCTACCAGATGAACGGCTTCATCCTCGGCACCTTCCTCGCCCCGGCGCTGGCGGAGGACATGGGGCTGAAGGGCGAGTTCCGGCGCCCGGGCGCCTATGCGCTGGCCCACAACGTCAGGACGGCGGAGGAGGTGACGCCGGTGATGGTCGCGCTGGTGGCCGCCGGCGGGACGCTCGTTCGCGCGGCGGACAAGCCGCCGCATGGCGGACTTCGCGGCTATGTCGCGGATCCGGACGGGCACGCCTGGGAGATCGCCTACCAGCCCATGGTCCGCATCGCGGACGACGGCAGGGTCACCTTCGAGGTCTGA
- a CDS encoding isopenicillin N synthase family dioxygenase encodes MFAIKAVSYTDPAAPALFARSLHETGFAVLKDHPIAPDRIGRAYSEWGQFFASETKFGFKVQPPSPEGYFPFRSENAKGSKTKDLKEFFQVYPGTHLPGSVEATTRGLYKDLVALGITMLGWIEANTPEDVRARFSESLPDMLRGSDNSMFRILHYPAQTGAPPEPGATRAAAHEDINLITLLLAGSAPGLEAQDRNGDWHAVPCDGGMIAVNIGDMLQLASGGYYPSTTHRVVNPPVGDNGARFSMPMFIHPRSEVALSPEKTAGAYLNERLREIGLA; translated from the coding sequence ATGTTCGCCATCAAAGCCGTCAGCTACACGGACCCCGCGGCGCCCGCCCTCTTCGCGCGATCGCTGCACGAGACCGGGTTCGCCGTGCTGAAGGACCACCCGATCGCACCCGACCGGATCGGCCGCGCCTACTCCGAGTGGGGCCAGTTCTTCGCCAGCGAGACGAAGTTCGGCTTCAAGGTCCAGCCGCCGTCGCCCGAGGGGTACTTCCCGTTCCGCTCCGAGAACGCGAAGGGGTCGAAGACGAAGGACCTGAAGGAGTTCTTCCAGGTCTATCCCGGGACGCACCTGCCCGGCTCGGTCGAGGCGACCACCCGCGGCCTCTACAAGGACCTCGTCGCCCTCGGCATCACCATGCTGGGCTGGATCGAGGCGAACACCCCCGAGGACGTGCGCGCCAGGTTCTCCGAGTCGCTGCCGGACATGCTGCGCGGGTCGGACAACTCGATGTTCCGGATCCTGCACTATCCGGCACAGACCGGCGCACCCCCGGAGCCCGGCGCCACCCGCGCCGCCGCGCACGAGGACATCAACCTCATCACGCTCCTTCTCGCGGGCTCCGCGCCCGGCCTCGAGGCGCAGGACCGCAACGGCGACTGGCACGCCGTGCCGTGCGACGGCGGCATGATCGCGGTGAACATCGGCGACATGCTGCAGCTCGCCTCGGGCGGCTACTACCCGTCGACCACCCACCGCGTGGTGAACCCGCCGGTGGGCGACAACGGCGCGCGCTTCTCGATGCCGATGTTCATCCATCCGCGCTCCGAGGTGGCGCTCAGCCCGGAGAAGACCGCCGGCGCCTACCTGAACGAGCGGCTCAGGGAAATCGGGCTGGCCTGA
- the pal gene encoding peptidoglycan-associated lipoprotein Pal gives MTEFRTRRWVAKGACAMLVAVALAGCAQKPTNTGAGAATPGSQQDFAINVGDRVFFTVDSSEINSTAASTLDRQAAWLQKYPRYQVTVEGHADERGTREYNIALSARRAEAARRYLAGRGVAPNRMRTQAFGKERPVAVCDNESCWNQNRRAVTVLGN, from the coding sequence ATGACTGAGTTCCGAACAAGGCGCTGGGTGGCCAAAGGTGCCTGCGCCATGCTGGTCGCTGTTGCGCTGGCTGGCTGCGCGCAAAAGCCCACGAATACCGGCGCTGGCGCGGCCACGCCCGGGTCGCAGCAAGACTTCGCCATCAACGTGGGCGACCGGGTGTTCTTCACGGTCGACTCCTCGGAGATCAACTCGACCGCCGCGAGCACGCTCGACCGGCAGGCCGCGTGGCTCCAGAAGTACCCGCGCTACCAGGTCACCGTCGAGGGCCACGCCGACGAGCGCGGCACGCGCGAGTACAACATCGCGCTGTCCGCCCGCCGCGCCGAGGCGGCTCGCCGCTACCTCGCCGGCCGCGGCGTCGCGCCGAACCGTATGCGCACCCAGGCCTTCGGCAAGGAGCGCCCGGTCGCCGTCTGCGACAACGAGTCGTGTTGGAATCAGAACCGCCGCGCCGTCACGGTTCTGGGCAATTAA
- a CDS encoding ABC transporter permease — protein MATEAWLDAMQILASMLRLATPLIFCAMAGMFSERAGVVDIGLEGKLLMGAFAAAAVTSLTGTPWAGLAAAIGASVALALVHGFACITHRGDHIVSGVAINILASGLTVVIGIALFTQGGQTPPLSREERFGPITLPFADRLADVPWFGPFYAELLSGHNLLVYAATLAVPLSALILFSTTFGLRLRAVGEAPEAVDSAGYSVAWLRYRAVIITGILCGMAGAYLSTAHGGGFVREMSAGKGYIALAALIFGKWRPVPTLFACLLFGVLESSAARMSGVSLPLVGQIPIEVILVAPYVLTVILLAGFFGRAIPPRALGVPYMKER, from the coding sequence ATGGCTACTGAGGCGTGGCTCGACGCGATGCAGATCCTGGCGAGCATGCTGCGGCTCGCCACCCCGCTGATCTTCTGCGCGATGGCCGGCATGTTCTCCGAACGGGCCGGCGTCGTCGACATCGGCCTCGAGGGCAAGCTCCTCATGGGCGCCTTCGCCGCCGCCGCCGTCACGAGCCTCACCGGCACGCCATGGGCCGGGCTCGCGGCGGCCATCGGCGCCTCGGTCGCCCTGGCGCTGGTGCACGGCTTCGCCTGCATCACCCACCGGGGCGACCACATCGTCTCCGGCGTCGCCATCAACATCCTGGCGTCGGGGCTGACGGTGGTGATCGGCATCGCCCTCTTCACACAGGGCGGCCAGACCCCGCCGCTCTCGCGGGAGGAGCGGTTCGGGCCGATCACCCTCCCCTTCGCCGACCGCCTCGCGGACGTGCCCTGGTTCGGCCCGTTCTATGCGGAGCTCCTGTCGGGCCACAACCTCCTCGTCTACGCGGCGACCCTCGCGGTGCCGCTCTCCGCCCTCATCCTCTTCTCGACCACGTTCGGGCTGCGGCTGCGGGCCGTCGGCGAGGCGCCCGAGGCGGTCGACAGCGCCGGCTACTCCGTCGCCTGGCTGCGCTACCGGGCCGTGATCATCACCGGGATCCTCTGCGGGATGGCAGGAGCCTACCTCTCGACTGCCCACGGCGGAGGCTTCGTTCGCGAGATGAGCGCCGGCAAGGGCTACATCGCCCTCGCCGCGCTGATCTTCGGCAAGTGGCGGCCGGTGCCGACGCTCTTCGCATGCCTGCTGTTCGGCGTGCTGGAAAGCTCCGCGGCACGCATGTCCGGCGTCTCGCTGCCCCTCGTGGGGCAGATCCCGATCGAGGTGATCCTGGTGGCGCCGTACGTGCTGACGGTGATCCTGCTCGCCGGCTTCTTCGGCCGCGCGATCCCGCCGCGCGCCCTCGGCGTTCCGTACATGAAAGAGCGCTGA
- a CDS encoding ABC transporter permease, whose translation MRGPLPVWADVVVVPLINVALAFVVAGLVVAIIGENPLEALDVMIQGAFVYPGSLGYTLYYATNFVFTGLAVAVAFHARLFNIGGEGQAAMGGLGAILVCLALDPYLPGPLVIPFAILGAAAFGGAWAYIPGLLQATRGSHVVITTIMFNFIAAGILVWLLTGPLIRPGQSTPQTRNIAPEATIPQIHEIARALGFEAASSPLNLSIVLAAVAAIAVWVLIWRTPFGFRLRTLGESEPAALYSGVPVPRMVILTMVISGALAGLMATNAVLGAQEKLVNNFTAGFGFTGIAVALMGRAHPVGIVMASLLFGALYQGGTELSFTYSTLDRNMVLVLQGLIILFSGALAHMLDAPLSRLFAPRARLATS comes from the coding sequence GTGAGAGGCCCCCTTCCCGTCTGGGCGGACGTCGTCGTCGTCCCGCTCATCAACGTGGCGCTCGCCTTCGTGGTGGCGGGCCTCGTGGTGGCGATTATCGGCGAGAACCCGCTCGAGGCGCTCGACGTCATGATCCAGGGCGCGTTCGTCTACCCGGGCAGCCTCGGCTACACGCTTTACTACGCGACGAACTTCGTCTTCACCGGGCTCGCGGTGGCGGTCGCCTTCCATGCACGGCTCTTCAACATCGGCGGCGAGGGGCAGGCGGCGATGGGCGGGCTCGGCGCGATCCTCGTGTGCCTCGCGCTCGACCCGTACCTGCCGGGCCCGTTGGTGATCCCGTTCGCCATCCTCGGCGCGGCGGCGTTTGGCGGCGCGTGGGCCTACATCCCCGGGCTGCTCCAGGCGACGCGCGGCAGCCACGTCGTCATCACGACGATCATGTTCAATTTCATCGCCGCCGGCATCCTCGTCTGGCTCCTGACGGGGCCGCTGATCCGGCCCGGCCAGTCCACGCCGCAGACCCGCAACATCGCCCCCGAGGCGACCATCCCGCAGATCCACGAGATCGCCCGGGCGCTCGGCTTCGAGGCCGCCTCGTCGCCGCTGAACCTCTCGATCGTCCTCGCCGCGGTCGCCGCGATCGCTGTGTGGGTGCTCATCTGGCGCACGCCGTTCGGGTTCCGCCTGCGCACCCTGGGCGAGTCCGAGCCCGCCGCCCTCTATTCGGGCGTGCCGGTGCCGCGGATGGTGATCCTCACGATGGTCATCTCCGGCGCCCTCGCCGGGCTGATGGCGACCAACGCGGTGCTCGGCGCGCAGGAGAAGCTCGTCAACAACTTCACCGCGGGCTTCGGCTTCACCGGCATCGCCGTCGCGCTGATGGGGCGCGCGCATCCGGTGGGGATCGTCATGGCGAGCCTGCTCTTCGGGGCGCTCTACCAGGGCGGCACGGAACTCTCGTTCACCTACTCGACCCTGGACCGCAACATGGTGCTGGTGCTGCAGGGCCTCATCATCCTCTTCTCCGGCGCGCTGGCGCACATGCTGGACGCCCCACTGTCGCGCCTCTTCGCGCCGCGTGCGAGGCTCGCAACCTCATGA
- a CDS encoding ABC transporter ATP-binding protein, whose amino-acid sequence MTLSDAPAVELVGISKRFGAVQANDDVHLTVRAGAVHGIIGENGAGKSTLVSILSGHYQADSGTIRLFGQEVKLAASADAIAQGIGMVHQHFMLVPNFTVLENLMLQTAKAPFLKESRAEVRTRLAEIETTYGLSVDPDAVVEKLPVGLQQRVEIIKALLAGGRILILDEPTGVLTPDETDRLFESLAMLKAKGVTILLITHKLREIMAVTDEVSVMRRGRMVAQRRTAETGREELAELMVGRAVAVVRNQSTRPAGAPVLIADHLTVRDEAGVTRLSDVSFALHAGEIVGVAGVAGNGQSELLNVLAGIVPPSGGSFTVGGRTISAESPTDPGEIRDLHVAHVPEDRRREGLVLPFQMSENSVLGYLDEARASRPWLLRTRRMRARCQALMDRFDVRPADPRLAASGFSGGNQQKLVIAREHGAAPRVLLVGQPTRGVDIGAIEFIHRELLALRDAGCAILLVSVELDEILALSDRIIGMNAGRIVGTLPAADADRQSVGLMMAGISAGHGPDGQHLEKSA is encoded by the coding sequence ATGACGCTCTCCGACGCGCCGGCCGTCGAGCTGGTCGGCATTTCGAAGCGCTTCGGCGCGGTCCAGGCGAACGACGACGTTCACCTCACGGTCCGCGCCGGGGCGGTGCACGGGATCATCGGCGAGAACGGGGCGGGAAAATCCACCCTCGTGTCGATCCTCTCGGGCCACTACCAGGCCGACAGCGGGACGATCCGCCTGTTCGGCCAGGAGGTGAAGCTCGCCGCCAGCGCCGACGCGATCGCCCAGGGGATCGGCATGGTGCACCAGCACTTCATGCTGGTCCCGAACTTCACCGTCCTCGAGAACCTGATGCTCCAGACGGCGAAGGCGCCGTTCCTCAAGGAGAGCCGCGCCGAGGTCCGCACCCGCCTCGCCGAGATCGAGACCACCTACGGGCTCTCCGTGGACCCCGACGCCGTGGTCGAGAAGCTCCCCGTCGGCCTGCAGCAGCGCGTCGAGATCATCAAGGCGCTGCTGGCCGGCGGACGCATCCTAATCCTCGACGAGCCGACGGGCGTCCTCACGCCGGACGAGACGGACCGCCTGTTCGAGAGCCTCGCCATGCTGAAGGCGAAGGGCGTCACCATCCTCCTCATCACCCACAAGCTGCGCGAGATCATGGCCGTCACGGACGAGGTCTCGGTGATGCGCCGCGGCAGGATGGTGGCCCAGCGGCGCACTGCCGAGACCGGGCGGGAGGAGCTCGCCGAGCTGATGGTCGGCCGCGCGGTCGCCGTCGTGCGCAACCAGTCGACCCGGCCGGCCGGTGCGCCGGTCCTCATCGCCGACCACCTCACCGTGCGCGACGAGGCGGGCGTGACGCGCCTGTCGGACGTCTCGTTCGCGCTACATGCCGGCGAGATCGTCGGCGTCGCGGGCGTCGCCGGCAACGGCCAGTCGGAGCTCCTCAACGTGCTGGCCGGGATCGTCCCGCCGTCCGGGGGCAGCTTCACGGTCGGCGGCCGCACGATCAGCGCCGAGAGCCCGACCGATCCCGGCGAGATCCGCGATCTCCACGTCGCCCACGTGCCGGAGGACCGGCGCCGGGAAGGGCTCGTGCTGCCGTTCCAGATGAGCGAGAACTCCGTGCTGGGCTACCTCGACGAAGCCCGCGCCAGCCGCCCCTGGCTCCTCAGGACGAGGCGGATGCGCGCCCGCTGCCAGGCGCTGATGGACCGGTTCGACGTGCGCCCGGCGGATCCGCGGCTCGCCGCGTCCGGCTTCTCCGGCGGCAACCAGCAGAAGCTCGTCATCGCGCGCGAGCACGGGGCGGCGCCGCGCGTGCTCCTCGTCGGCCAGCCGACCCGCGGGGTCGATATCGGCGCCATCGAGTTCATTCACCGCGAGCTGCTCGCCCTGCGCGACGCGGGCTGCGCGATCCTCCTCGTCTCGGTGGAGCTCGACGAGATCCTCGCCCTGTCGGACCGGATCATCGGCATGAACGCCGGGCGCATCGTCGGCACCCTCCCGGCCGCGGACGCCGACCGGCAGAGCGTCGGCCTGATGATGGCCGGCATCTCCGCCGGGCACGGCCCGGACGGGCAGCACCTGGAGAAAAGCGCGTGA
- a CDS encoding BMP family lipoprotein — protein MLKAVLAGLAGAVFAVSAPVVSAQAQDFKPAVVFDMGGKFDKSFNEGVWNGVKRFMDETGIEVMEFEVTNETQREQAITRMAQRGADLVLGVGFAQADAIDKVAQEYPDTKFAIIDVYWLDQPNLRQYRFEEHEGSYLAGVAAAMASKTGTVGFVGGMDVPLIRKFACGYVQGVKDTNADATVLQNMTGTTPLAWNDPSKGAELAQSQIDRGADVVYHAAGGTGLGVIRATADEGKLAIGVDSNQEDVAPGSVLTSMLKRVDNAAYDTLMDAKNGEFTAGIVSLGLEQEGVGLVENDKNAELMTPEIRAAVEAAEKGIISGEIKVHNYEDDQECPV, from the coding sequence ATGCTCAAGGCCGTTCTGGCCGGCCTCGCCGGCGCTGTCTTCGCCGTCTCCGCCCCCGTCGTTTCCGCACAGGCGCAGGACTTCAAGCCTGCCGTCGTGTTCGACATGGGCGGCAAGTTCGACAAGTCCTTCAACGAGGGCGTGTGGAACGGCGTGAAGCGCTTCATGGACGAGACCGGCATCGAGGTCATGGAGTTCGAGGTCACCAACGAGACCCAGCGCGAGCAGGCGATCACCCGCATGGCCCAGCGCGGCGCGGACCTCGTGCTCGGCGTCGGCTTCGCCCAGGCGGACGCCATCGACAAGGTGGCGCAGGAATACCCCGACACCAAGTTCGCCATCATCGACGTCTACTGGCTCGACCAGCCGAACCTGCGCCAGTACCGCTTCGAGGAGCACGAGGGCTCCTACCTCGCCGGCGTTGCGGCGGCGATGGCCTCCAAGACCGGCACGGTCGGCTTCGTCGGCGGCATGGACGTGCCGCTCATCCGCAAGTTCGCGTGCGGCTACGTCCAGGGCGTGAAGGACACCAACGCCGACGCCACCGTCCTGCAGAACATGACCGGCACCACGCCTTTGGCCTGGAACGACCCCTCCAAGGGCGCCGAGCTTGCCCAGAGCCAGATCGACCGCGGGGCCGACGTCGTCTACCACGCCGCCGGCGGCACCGGCCTCGGCGTGATCCGCGCCACGGCGGACGAGGGCAAGCTCGCCATCGGCGTCGACTCCAACCAGGAGGACGTGGCTCCCGGCTCCGTGCTGACCTCGATGCTGAAGCGGGTCGACAACGCCGCGTACGACACTCTGATGGACGCCAAGAACGGCGAGTTCACCGCCGGCATCGTCTCCCTCGGCCTCGAGCAGGAGGGCGTCGGCCTCGTCGAGAACGACAAGAACGCCGAGCTGATGACGCCGGAGATCCGTGCGGCCGTCGAGGCCGCCGAGAAGGGCATCATCTCCGGCGAGATCAAGGTCCACAACTACGAGGACGACCAGGAGTGCCCGGTCTGA
- a CDS encoding LysE family translocator: MIEHLHLPLIMLAALIAMASPGPATLAIAGTSMSRGRVPGLALTGGILTGSLIWSTAAAFGLAALMLSHAWVFEVVRYAGGAYLAYLAVKSARAACSAEALNTRTMNGSLFALYRKGLALHLTNPKVVLFFGSLYTMGVPHDATPAEFALIIGAIFTQSVIVNGGYALLFSAPAVTRAYIRLRRWFEGMFAVAFGLASVKIVTTRLS, encoded by the coding sequence GTGATCGAGCACCTGCACCTTCCCCTCATCATGCTGGCGGCGCTGATCGCGATGGCGAGCCCCGGCCCGGCGACGCTGGCGATCGCCGGGACGTCGATGTCGCGCGGGCGCGTCCCCGGCCTCGCGCTGACGGGGGGCATCCTCACCGGCTCGCTGATCTGGTCCACGGCCGCGGCCTTCGGCCTCGCCGCGCTGATGCTATCGCACGCGTGGGTGTTCGAGGTGGTGCGCTACGCGGGCGGGGCGTACCTCGCCTATCTCGCGGTGAAGTCGGCGCGGGCGGCGTGTTCGGCGGAGGCGCTCAATACCCGCACGATGAACGGGTCCCTCTTCGCGCTCTACCGCAAGGGCCTCGCGCTGCACCTGACGAACCCCAAGGTCGTGCTGTTCTTCGGCTCTCTCTACACGATGGGGGTGCCGCACGACGCGACGCCGGCCGAATTCGCCCTCATCATCGGCGCGATCTTCACCCAGAGCGTGATCGTGAACGGCGGCTACGCGCTGCTCTTCTCCGCGCCGGCGGTGACGCGCGCCTACATCCGCCTGCGGCGGTGGTTCGAGGGGATGTTCGCGGTCGCCTTCGGGCTCGCGAGCGTCAAGATCGTGACGACGCGGCTGTCCTGA